The genome window TGAATACCTTTTTCCATGTTCCTTTTTCATGGTCCTTTTTCCATGCTCAGAAAAGTATAGACTATGAAAAAAAGAATTGTGATTGGGCAGATGGCTCTCCCCCTAACATGTGATCCCATTTTCCTAGGAGAATTGCCCCTCCCTCCTATTGCCTAGGAAATCTGTTGAATgggtgcggggggcggggggggggcagttctggAATCTTTAAAATACCAACCACGGATATATCTGAATTTCCAGAATCCAGAATTTCCAAATCCAGAATTCTGAATTTCCAAGAATCCTGAATATCATCCAAATCCCTGAAAAAGACTGATAAGGTCTTTCTTGAGTATACATGTAAACCACATATATCATATTGCACATCCCTAGCTGTTATCCAAAAcactggggtctgccccttttagagtggggaattagcacgGGCAGAACTGCTTTAGCGAGAGGCTTGATAGCTTTACGggatcttttccaccagagtttatgGAGGTGGTTTCCGCAAGAAATCTGCAGTAATCAGGAGTAAAGGTTTTAagagttttatttaaaataaaataataaatgtacaatcaCACAAATGGTCAAAGCGCACAGAATTTATACAGTTCTAAGATATAGTGTTGAGGACATAGGCCTAGGATAGAGAAGGATTTTGGAAGAAAATAGGTAATAATTACCTTATCCTGAAGAAGGGTTCCAGAAAAGCAGTGTTCAGCGCCTGCATTGATCTCCAAGGTTGGAAGCAGATGGCGCTCAGCGTGATAGACACACTGGGCACAGACTGCAGGGCAGATGGTTAATTTATACTTTGTTCTTCGAAGGAGAGACCAGAAAAGGACGCTTAAGTTAAGCGGTGGATACTTAACCTTAATGGTCAACTCTTaggcttgatgttccaagctggTGAGTGCTAGGAATTGATGAGATGTTAGGATAATGCTGATTCAGTAACAGCTTTGGGACTATGCCAATGTAAATGAAGGGAGTCTTTGAAGGGGTTAGTCAGAAACTAGAAGATGAGCTTAGTGTTTATAAGAATAGCTtggcaggaactcttgatgaaatccCTTTTTTCACGGAGGCAGGTAGACCGAGGTTGGAATGAGAACTGTCTTCTCAAGCTGAAGGTATTGCCTTTTCCTAATCACTTTAGGAAAAGGTGAGGCAAGTTGTTTTGCAAGTTAATGTTGGCAGGAGGCTTGTCCAGGCAAGTTTCTGTCTTTATGGGTGATTCTGAACCGATGCAGAGGATGACAACTATCTTGGCACTGCAAGATTGGTGGGGTAGAGGCACTCCAGTCTTAAAAACATGGCCCCACCCACtatgggtctgtctggtaacataGTGATGGTACAGGCAGTGGTGGTATGTAGGGTCAAGGTAATACCCTGCAACTGTGGACAAATGTTTAAGGTCTGCTATTCTTCTGTTTTTAGAGCCTGTATCAACCAGCACCTGATGAACAACAAGGACTGTTTCTTCTGCAAAGCCACCATTACGGGTGTGGATGATTACATTAAGCCACCCACCTCCTAGTGCCTGGACCCTGCAGGGCAGGGCGACGTGCCTGGGCAGCTTCTTCACACcatggactccccctccccccgctccaAGAGGACTTCTGTTCAAAGGCAGCTACAGTTCAGCATAGCTGAGCTCAGCTTTATTTATAACACCTCTTGCAGACCAGGCAAGGCTGTATGCACCACCTAGACCACATCAGACCCCAGTTCCCCCTGAATTTAGGTACACTTCCTGTTGCTGTCATTGCCTCCAAACCAACAGGTGTTAGGCTTTCCCCATGGGGGTATATACAAGGGGGCTGAACATGCTCAGGTTTTCTACCTCAGCCTGAATCTGTAGCTCCTTTCCTGCAGCTGGCCCTGGAACCCTGTCACAAGCTGTTGCTGGGACACATCCTCTTATGTGTGGTGCTCTCCCACAGCGAGCCTTCTCCCGGGAGGCCTGCTGCCCACTAGCCAAGGGTGTtcttgctgctgctactgcagtgCTTTGCTGTTTGACAATGTATGTGTGGGTCAGATATTTCGGTGGGCATACAGTTCAATAACCTATGTGCCTACCACCCGCTGTGTTAGCTTTTAATACTGAGGGAAACTGTGACCTGTGATTCACCAAGTGAGGCAGCTGAGCAGAGGCCTAGAGTGTGTGTCTGACTGCACCAGCTGTTtgcatttggccatgctgaaggCAGCTGCGTAACCATGATAGAAAAGACACTAGGCCAGGTTTCTGGGTGGAAAGCCTAGAGAGGCACCTAGCGGCACACTTTCCTATAATTAACCTAGGTACAGAGGTGAAGCACACAGCcaccaaagaggaacaagagtATGAACAAATTGCTGAGGGTCTCTAAGGAAGCAAGTCAAATGCTGATGGGGTCAGGGTTTGGATAGCATGGGTGAGAGGCACTCATTAGATTGATTTTATAGGCTGCTTCGGAGGTGAATGTGATTGCACTGCTATCTTCCACCAGCAGAGGGTGCCCATGGCACCGGCCCTTCACTGTGTGACCAGTACTATACAGGAACAGGCAaggatatttttttctaatttactgTGTGTGATTTGTAACCAGAAGCATTGGGGAGGGCAGCACACAATGCGCTTGGAGCAAGGAATTTAACTTATGTGCATCTACAgttgtttcttcttccttcccacccacccaagggAGTGTTACTTCTGTACAACggattattattaaattattattcctTACAGACATGCTGTGTATACATCTCTACCACTGTGGGATACCACCCTGGAGGCAGGTCCAATTTGTAAAACAAAAGTACTAGTGGTTGGTCTGGCAGCCTCAGGAATACATAGAAGAAGACCTCTTAAGGAGTCTCTTCATCTGCTCAAcataatgaacaaacaaaaagagagagagagagagagaccactgTAGCTTATTTTTCGTTACAATATAATTGGTTGTTTTCAGTAGTGGACAGCACCCTGTCCCGACTTTGAATAATACTATTAGTGATTATTGGCCATATTGAACAAAAGGGCTTCAGTCTTTGTAAGGCAACAGAGTTCCCAAGAAATACTGGGAAAAGACTGCATTCAGACTTCCCCATGAGAAGTAAGAGCCATCCTGGTATAACAGCATAACATGCTGCTCATTCTCCTCCACAGGCCTCACCTGAATCTGTTGTCTTTGCAGTCTAATTACTGCAGTGTCTATCTCTTGCTCACAGCCACTCTCCATGCTAAAGCGTGCATCCTAGCTTTTGCAGGACAACAAGCTCAGAGCCAGCAACACATCTGAAGGTCCCAACCATCTTGTGCAGATCTTGGTCCTGGTTTGCTTTTCTGCAGGACCTACAAAAAAGGGCTGAGGGTTCAGCAGCAGGGGCAAAGTAAGTATTTCACTCCAAAGATCCCTCTGCTGCCAAGGCACAGAGTGGGGATGGCCCCAATTCAGGATAACACAGGCAGGGCCTTGAGGGGGCTGGTCCAGCGCTCAAATCCCAGAATGGCTACATGATGATGCGTGGCTCTGGCACTGACTCGGCGATGGATTTGTGAGGTAGCACATTGGCACCGTTGAGGTAGAGTTCATCATTCACAATGACATCTTCACCAAGCACGGTCACGTTCTCCATCCGTACCTAGAGAAAAACACACCAGACAGATACTATATGCATCTAAAGGCCAGCTGGGGAAAACTAACATTTTGCAGGCCACGCTAAACTACCACAGTGGTTACAAGGGATGGTAATCTTTATGATACAGTTGTCTGCCAGCTTAACAGCTGCAGCCCAGGCACAATGGGAGGTCTCACCAGTGTCACAAGCCCCACCATACAAGATGACTTATTCATCAAGGAACAAATTGACACTACTTGGCTAAATGCCTACACAGTGGGAAATTGTAGGTGGCCAGGCACCACTATTTTGAGGCTGTAAGAATAACAAGAGGGTATCCCAAATATATGACCAGAGAAACAATGGCATGTGGGGAAATCTGTCTGAGTAATCCTCTGCTACCCTACAGCACTGGTGTACGTTTTGTTCCCCAGGAAGTATCTCAGCACTGGTGTCTTCCTAAGTCCTGTCACTCTGTGGCAACTTACCCACTGGCCTACAGAGGAGCTCCAGCCAACAATGCAGGACTCAAGCCAAGAATGAGAACGGATGCGTGATCCTTTCAGAACAGTGCAACGCTTGATCCGAACTCCATCCTCTATCACCACACCTGCTCCAATTGTGACATTGGGACCAATATTACAGTTTGCTCCAATCTTGGCAGTTGGGtcctacaaaagaaaaaaaactagtaTGAAAGTTGCAGTGTTGCTCTGAGCAGCTTCTGATTCCACCCGTGAGGAAACCATGACATTTCACAAAAGGCTAGACAAAATTTCCATACAGCTTTAGGCCCCCACTATGGCAGGCATATTCCAAGCTGTTACCCCACCCCTGTAATAATCAGCCAGTGCTAGACAAACTCCAGCTGCCCTGTCAAAGGGCTATTTGCTTTTGAACTCATTCCAAATGAAGGCCAACATGGGCTTACCACAAGTACATTCCCCACAAAACCTGGGCCTGAATGCAGCCGTTCTGGCTGCTTCAGCCGCAGAGACTGCAGATACATGCACATGCCAGTCAGGAAGTCTTTAGGTTGGCCAATGTCCATCCAGAACCCTGTGAAGACAAAGCTGCATTAATCAAATGTCAGTCTCTGGAACAGAGCTTTTACTTAGTGTCACTGGCATTTAGCTGAAGAGGTGAGAAGAGCTTTTTTTTCTGACATGTAGGGGGAGTAAGGCCTGGCAACCTTCTCGCTTTTCTCTATTCAGGAAACTGGAACTACCAGATATGCTTATCATGTCCCCAGTGCGTAACAATGCTCTACGTTTGATAAAGACCAACACTTCAGGGAATCAAATCAGCAACAGCGAAGCAAACTGTCCATGCTTGTTGAAGAAAGTTCTTATGGTTGAACTTCACTATTAACACTTTTCAATATCATCTGGTAATGACAAGTTCTAGAAGAAATGTGCTAAATGAATTTTCTAGGACTTCTGACCTGCGTTGCAACATTTTGGTAAAATCGCTAACACAATTCCAATTCTGCATCTTTATCTTGTTTCACTTCTCAACTTCACTTTTCAGTAGCCTTCTATCATCAGTACCCTCTATTAAGTGACCCTTTTGTACCTTGTAAGAAAGCAATTTCAAATGTATCCTTGTATCAGTCTATAATTCTTACCCTGTAGTTCCATAGCATAAAGCTGTCCTTGCTCTGCCATCACTGGGAAGATTTCCTTCTCAATTGAGGTAGGTTGCAGCTAAAAGAAAGTAAGAGTTTAGTCAACTGGATGTTCCTGACTTAGGAGGTAAAAATGTCCAATTCCCAGGATCAACCATAGCAGAAGGCACCTGACCAGAATCCTTGTCCTATGCCCTTTGAATTCAACATAGGTTAAAATTTGCAAATAACAAAGCTGGATTCTACAAAACTCCCAGCCCAAGATGTTAAAACAACTCATCTTGTATGGGCAGCAGGTACGTCAGGTACGTCCACCTCAGGTACGTCAACCAATCTGCCCTAGAAAAGATCCTCTTTAGCTCCTTAGTGTCACCTACCTGGATTCTTTCTAGCACACTGGGGTTGAAGATGTACATGCCAGCATTGATTTTATTGGAGACAAAAACCTGGGGTTTCTCCACAAAGCGGTGTATGCGCCCAGTATCAGCTTCACACACCACTACCCCATATTTTGACGGCTCTTCCACCTTTGTCACCTGCAAGGCAGTAAAGTCAGCATCAGACCCAAACATAGTCAAGGACACAGAACCACATACACAGAAATACCTCAATGTGAAATGTTcttcctatttttttatttttagtctgGTCTTATTGTACCTGTTTAAAAAgaacttggcatgcagaagaaaaGATAAAAGTGTGGCGGAGTCGACTGAATATTTTCAGTCTTTTATATTTTCCAGTTAATACAGAGATAACACAAGATCTTGTGGATATGCAATTCTTTCTCAAAATAGGAACAAATCCCTTCTATTAGTAAAGCCGCCTTCTAGACGTATGAGAGGCCAATAGAGCGTTCACTGTTTGGTTTGCATAGACAGAAATTACACCAAGGCTCGTGGAAAGAACAGAGCttttgcccccatccccccaaataGAACTGGAATCCTGGCAGCTCCACAACCAGTACTGAAGAAGCAAGAGTCCTCAGGCAATCCAAAGCTGTAAGCAGCATTACATGCATATAGCTGGTCTACCTCTGATATTTACCACAATGGTGCCCTCTTTGCCATGATGCTTGTGGAAGCGCACCATGTCTGCAAATGGGAAGTCACAGATCACATCACTGTTGAGTACGAAAAAAGGCTCAGAATTCTCATTCAGTAGCTCCCGAGCCAGTGCCAGTGGGCCAGCTGTAGAGGGAAAGGGGCTAATTAGTATTTTGTGCTTATCTATGAATTCTTCAATAACTGTAGTCAGCAGATTGCTCAACTCAGTTCAAGAAgttcttttaatttaatttaatttatatctaaacttggatcgctgcttttaaatgttattaattatactatttttaaatgttgtacaccgcccagagccctccggggatggggcggtataaaaatctaataaaataaataaataaataaataatacattgcaGTGTGAAATAAGTAGTCAAATCCTCATCTGCATACAGTCCAAAACCTAAAAGGCTGCTGCAGATCTTTGTTGTGATCCCACACTGACCCCCATAAATCCTCACCACAGTCACTTTGCCAGAAGCACTTACCCGTGCCCAGTGGTTCCTTCTCATGTGACAGGGAAATATGTATGTTCAACTG of Sphaerodactylus townsendi isolate TG3544 linkage group LG03, MPM_Stown_v2.3, whole genome shotgun sequence contains these proteins:
- the GMPPB gene encoding mannose-1-phosphate guanyltransferase beta, encoding MKALILVGGYGTRLRPLTLSIPKPLVEFCNKPILLHQVEALVKAGVNHVILAVSYMSELLEKEMKEQEQKLNIHISLSHEKEPLGTAGPLALARELLNENSEPFFVLNSDVICDFPFADMVRFHKHHGKEGTIVVTKVEEPSKYGVVVCEADTGRIHRFVEKPQVFVSNKINAGMYIFNPSVLERIQLQPTSIEKEIFPVMAEQGQLYAMELQGFWMDIGQPKDFLTGMCMYLQSLRLKQPERLHSGPGFVGNVLVDPTAKIGANCNIGPNVTIGAGVVIEDGVRIKRCTVLKGSRIRSHSWLESCIVGWSSSVGQWVRMENVTVLGEDVIVNDELYLNGANVLPHKSIAESVPEPRIIM